Genomic segment of Pontibacter liquoris:
TCCCGAGGTCCAAATATCTTGTTAAATTTGCCTACCCACTCGCCCGGACAGGTGGGCAACCACAGCCTCCTTTTATGACGACACCAAACCACCAGACCCGCATACTGGATCAGGCCCAGATCGAGCAAAAGCTCACGCGCATGGCATACGAGATTTACGAGCACAACTTTAAAGAGCAGGAGCTCGTGCTGGCCGGCATCCAGCCAAACGGCTATACCCTGGCCGGGCTGCTGGCCCGCAAGCTGGCCGAAATAGCGCCCATAAAAGTACAACTGCTTTCAGTAACGCTGGACAAAGCCTCGCCACTGACCATGCCCGCAGCCCTGGAGCCGGCGCAAACCGAGCTCGACGGCAAAGTGGTGGTGCTGGTAGACGACGTGCTGAACACAGGCAAAACACTGGCTTATACCTTGAATGCCCTTTTACCGCTTAACCCCCGCAAGCTGGAAGTAGCCACACTTGTGAACCGCCACCATACCTTATACCCGGTAGCGGCCACCTATACTGGCTACTCGCTGGCCACCACCCTGCGCGAGCACGTACAGGTGGTGCTGCGCGAAGAGGAATTCGGGGCCTACCTGCATTAAGTATAATTGCTGGTTGTTGATTGTTGAATTGCTGGATGATTAAATGGTTGGTTCGGAGATACTCCTCCGACAATCTGGCAAATATGCGCTTTGGCAGTTTTTTACGTTGCTCTTGTGAGTTTGTAATCCGGAAAAGGTTGCTACCGTGATTTACACTCTGATCATAGTATGCTTTCAGAGCCGTTCGGAAGTATAAAACGGATTACAAATTCGGAAGATCCTATGTGAGACCTCAGAGCTTATTTAACAATCAACAATTCAACAATCAACAATCAAAACCGCCATACTTCCGATTAACGAATAACGCGCAACAAACAACAACACATGAAACAGCTTTGCTTTGCCACCAACAACAAGTATAAGTTAGCCGAAGTGAGCCAGATGCTGGAAGGCACCTATACCCTGCTGAGCCTGCAGGACATTGACTGCCACGAGGAACTGCCCGAGGAACAGGATACGCTGGAAGGCAACTCGCTACAAAAGGCCGCTTATATCTGGGACAATTACCACGTGAGCTGCTTTGCCGACGATACCGGCCTGGAAGTGGAAGCCCTGCAGGGAGCGCCTGGCGTTTACTCGGCCCGCTATGCCGGCCCGCAACGCTCCGATGCAGACAACATTAACCTGCTGCTGCACAACCTCGATGGCAAGCTAAACCGCAGGGCCCGCTTTCGCACCAGCATCACCCTCATACTGGATGGCGCACAGCACCAGTTCGAAGGCATCGTGGAAGGCACCATTACCGACAACTGGCAAGGCAACAAAGGCTTTGGCTACGACCCGGTTTTTATTCCCGAAGGCCACGACCGCACCTTTGCTGAAATGAGTGCTGAAGCAAAAAATGCCATCAGCCACCGCGGCCGCGCCGTGCAGCAACTGGTGGCCTTTCTTAAAGCCCTGTAGGCACCCGCGCAAATTAATTGTGCCCGGCTTTGGCCACTTCCGGCTGAAAAGCCTAATTTTGTAGTCTGAAACCATAGCTCCAATGCAAAAGCCATTTATCGTCGGGATTACAGGAGGCAGTGCTTCAGGAAAAACTACTTTTTTGAACAAGCTCCTCACTTCGTTCGCGCCCGAGAACGTGTGCCTCATCTCGCAGGACAATTATTACAAAGCCCGCGAGCACCAGGCCACTGACCCGAACGGGGTGATCAATTTTGATCTTCCTTCCTGCATCGACGACGAAGCCTACGCACAGGATATTCTGAAAGTGAGCCAGGGCCAGACCGTTTACCGCACCGAGTATACGTTTAACAACCCCAACGTAGTGCCAAAGCAGCTCGAGTTCCGGCCGGCGCCTATTGTGGTGGTAGAGGGCATCTTTGTTTTTTACTTTGAGGAGATCGCCCGCCTGCTGGACCTGAAGGTATACATTGATGCCAAGGAGTACATCAAACTGCAGCGCCGTATCGTGCGTGACAAGGTAGAGCGGGGCTACGACCTGGACGATGTGCTGTACCGCTACACCAACCACGTAGCGCCTACCTACGAGAAATACATCAAGCCGTACAAGAACGACGCTGATCTCATTATCCCCAACAATAACAACTTTGAAAAGGGCCTGGAGGTACTCACCACGTTCCTTAACACAAAAATAAAGGTATGAGGCATAAGTTTGCGGTAATTGGATTGGGTGTTTTTGGCAACTCCATTGCCCGGACACTGGCAGAACGCGGCGCCGAGGTGCTGGCTATCGACAACGATCCCGAGCATGTGGAAGATATAAAGGACGAAGTAGCCTATGCCGTGGCCCTGGATGCCACCGACATCCGGGCGCTGGAAGCCCAGAACGTGCAGGACATGGACGCGGTGGTAGTAGCCATAGGCGAAGACTTTGAAGCCTTGCTGATTACGGCCGCAAACCTGCTGGAACTCAACATCAAACGCGTGATTACGCGGGCTTCTAACAAACAGCAGCACCGTATCCTCGAAAAGCTGGGCGTGCAGGAGATCCTCTCGCCGGAGGGCGAAGTAGGCAAAACCGTGGCCGAACGCCTGCTGCAGCCCAGTATCCGTACCTTTCTGCCCCTGCCCGATAATTACGAGATCGTCGAGATCAATGCCCCGAAAGGCATTGCCAACAAGAGCCTGGTCAAGATCTCGCTCCGCGAGAAGTATAACATCAACATGATCACCATCAAGCGCTTTTTCGAGGAGATCCAGGATGGCAAGCCTACCCAGGTAGAGCACATCATTGGCGTACCCAAAGCCGATACGGTTATCTACCCTACTGATATTTTGATACTTATCGGCAAGAAGCAGGATGTAAAGCGGTTTATAGATATAAACCGCTAGGGATTTCTTTTTTAAATAATTCCCGTTACATTTGTTTTCCACATGCCGCGTACCACTACCATATCCAGCTTCGTCAGACATCTTTTGGTGTCGCTCACACTGCTTTGGGCTTTGATGCTCAACGGGCACGAGGTTGTTGGCTATAGCCATGCAGCCCCCCAGCCACAGCAGCAGGCGGAGGCCGGTACAACGCAGAAAAACGAAAAGAGAACCCTGGTAAAGCAGACGGTTTCGTTGGAGGCAACCACCTCTTTTGTGGCCTTAAACCTGCAACAAGCCCTAAAACCGCTTCCCCTGCCCGACTTTGCCGTCCCTACCGACGAGGCTTTAACGGCCAGTTCGGCTGTGCCGGCGGGCACTGGTTTTGTAGCTCAGCTATTCCCGGTTACCATACAGCCCAACGCTCCGTAGCAGCACTATTCTCTCCCTCCTTTATTTTTTACCACAGCTAACCGCTCGATTTCTGTAAAAATTTTGTTTTGCAGGAACGGCTTAGGTATACTTTATAGTTGCCTAAGAAGCAGGTATGGCGTGTTCTGAATTGTCACTTACTTTCTTTAATACATTTTTATAAACCAAAAATGCGGAATAAATCCATTATCATCGTTCTGACAGTGATTGTATCGGCGTTGTGCCTGTACTACCTGTCATTTTCGTTTGTGGCGCGCAGCGTGCAGAACAAAGCAGAAGCTTACGCCACCAACGCCCAGGGCATTGTAGACATGTCCAAAAAACAAGCCTACCTCGACTCGGTATGGAAAGAGCCGGTGTTTCTGAACTACACCTACCAGGAAGTAAAGGAGAACGAGCTCGGCCTTGGCCTCGACCTAAAAGGCGGCATGCACGTGGTGCTGGAAGTATCGCCGGTAGAGATCATTAAATCCATGTCGGGCAACAGCAAAGACCCGAACTTTTTGAAAGCACTGGCCCGTGCCCAGGAGCTGCAGAAGAACAGCCAGGAAAGCTTTACCACGCTTTTCGGCGAAGCTTACCGCCAGATAGAGCCAAACGGCAAACTGAGCCGCATCTTCTCCAACACAGCTAACCGTGGCAAGATCAGCTATGAGTCCAGCAACGACGAGGTGATCTCCGTGATAGACAAGGAAGTGGAAGATGCCATCGAGCGTTCTTTCAACATCCTGCGCACCCGTATCGACAAGTT
This window contains:
- a CDS encoding phosphoribosyltransferase family protein, producing MTTPNHQTRILDQAQIEQKLTRMAYEIYEHNFKEQELVLAGIQPNGYTLAGLLARKLAEIAPIKVQLLSVTLDKASPLTMPAALEPAQTELDGKVVVLVDDVLNTGKTLAYTLNALLPLNPRKLEVATLVNRHHTLYPVAATYTGYSLATTLREHVQVVLREEEFGAYLH
- the udk gene encoding uridine kinase, producing MQKPFIVGITGGSASGKTTFLNKLLTSFAPENVCLISQDNYYKAREHQATDPNGVINFDLPSCIDDEAYAQDILKVSQGQTVYRTEYTFNNPNVVPKQLEFRPAPIVVVEGIFVFYFEEIARLLDLKVYIDAKEYIKLQRRIVRDKVERGYDLDDVLYRYTNHVAPTYEKYIKPYKNDADLIIPNNNNFEKGLEVLTTFLNTKIKV
- a CDS encoding potassium channel family protein; this encodes MRHKFAVIGLGVFGNSIARTLAERGAEVLAIDNDPEHVEDIKDEVAYAVALDATDIRALEAQNVQDMDAVVVAIGEDFEALLITAANLLELNIKRVITRASNKQQHRILEKLGVQEILSPEGEVGKTVAERLLQPSIRTFLPLPDNYEIVEINAPKGIANKSLVKISLREKYNINMITIKRFFEEIQDGKPTQVEHIIGVPKADTVIYPTDILILIGKKQDVKRFIDINR
- a CDS encoding RNA methyltransferase — protein: MPRTTTISSFVRHLLVSLTLLWALMLNGHEVVGYSHAAPQPQQQAEAGTTQKNEKRTLVKQTVSLEATTSFVALNLQQALKPLPLPDFAVPTDEALTASSAVPAGTGFVAQLFPVTIQPNAP
- a CDS encoding non-canonical purine NTP diphosphatase — encoded protein: MKQLCFATNNKYKLAEVSQMLEGTYTLLSLQDIDCHEELPEEQDTLEGNSLQKAAYIWDNYHVSCFADDTGLEVEALQGAPGVYSARYAGPQRSDADNINLLLHNLDGKLNRRARFRTSITLILDGAQHQFEGIVEGTITDNWQGNKGFGYDPVFIPEGHDRTFAEMSAEAKNAISHRGRAVQQLVAFLKAL